The genomic window CCACCGGTCCGGTACGTCGGCGGTGAGGCCGAGGATGACCGGGGCGAGTGCGTGTAGCGCGGGGGAGGTCGGCGCGGCGGCCTCGACGATCGCCGCGATCCGCGCGCCGGTCGGCCGAGCGACCGGTGCGTCGGCAGCCAGCACCGGGTTGATGCCACCGGCGATATACAGCAGCGTGGCGCCCAGGCTGAAGCAATCCACTTCCGGGCCGGGGGCGGGCAGTGGTATCGCGCTGTTGCGGCGGGGCTCGTCGAAGTATTCCGGCGCACCGAATCCCGGTGTGCCCGCGACATATGCCAGTTGATCGGTGTGGATTGTGCATTCCATGTCGACGAGCACCGGGATGTTCTCGGGTGTCACCATGACATTGCCCGGTGTGAAATCGCGTAGTACGAAGCCCATGTCGTGTACCGCGCCGATCAGCCGGGTGAGCTCGCGCGCCAGCCGCCACACCTCGGTCACCGGCACCTGACCGTCACTCGGCCGAGCATGCACCGCGGGCCATCGTTGCAGGTTTGTGCCCGCGATCAGATCCTCGACGAGGAATATGTGCTCGGCGACCGCCACCACGTCGCGCACCGCCGGGGTGATCCGGGCCGGGCCGAGTTGGTCCAGGATGGCTGCCTCGTGCCGCAGCCGGTCCCGGACATCCTTCCCATCCGGATCCGTCGCGATATGCGGGCGTGCCTCCTTGAGCAGCACCTGTTCGCCGGTGTGCTGGTCGTGGGCGCGATAGACGCCGCCGCGATTGGCGTGCTGGATAGCGTGGGTGACCAGGTAGCGGCCCGCGATCAGCACCGGGTCGCCCCGCTTGCGTCCATTGGTCCGCGGTGGCGGGTCGAACGGCGGGCTGGCCCAGGCGGGCGGGGAAAACCAGGGGTTGCGCTCGTCGGCTACCAAGGTGCCGTCCGGCGCGGACAACTGTCCCTCATAGAATCCGGTGTCGTCGAGCCGGGTCGGCGACACGAAACAACCGAATCGGTAGTGCACCAGGCTGTCCGGCCGATAGCGCCGATCGGACAGAATCGACGGGCCGGCGAGCCCGAGGGTGGCGTCGTGCAACAGTTCGGCAAGCGCGCGCAGCTGATCGTCATCGATCGGGTACACGGTGAGGAACTTGCCCGACTGCGCGCGGTCGGCCCGACTCGCGTTGAGCTCGGCGACGATTCGCGGAGTCGCGGCGAACTTGAACGCGCACTCGTGCGCCACCAGCACCGGGACCGCGTTCGTCAATACCTGCGGCGCGGACACCGGAGTAGCGGACACATGCAACTTCCAGCCCTGTGTCCTGGACCGGTGCCCCGGCGGCGTTACCGTGCACCATGTGTCGCCTTCGCGCAGCCGCCATCGCGGGCCGATGGCGGATTCCGCCAGCACAGCCATGGCGATCGACCGATAACCCGATGTCACCGCCGAGCGCGGCGAGTCGGTCAGCACCTCGGTCATCGAACGGATGCCCCCCATCCAGTGCTCCAGAGCAAGGTGATCCAGGAGACATTCGATGCTATCGGCCGCCGAAGTACTTGTCGCGACCATACTTCTGGTGTGCGAGCAGGGGTTACAGCCCGAGTTCGGCCAGGCGGGCGGTGATGCGCGGATCGGTCGTGACGATCGGCGCTTCCTTGTCCACCCAGGAGTCGCCGCCGAAATAGGTTTGGAACATCCGCTCCGCCGTCCGGGTCGCCAGCGCCTGGGTGGACAGCGTCGGGTTCGGGCCGCCCAGGGAATTGGGCAACGCGGAGTTGTCGGCGATGAACAGCCGCTTGACCCAGCGGGCCTCCCCGTTGGCGTCCAGTACCGAGTTCACCGGCGAGGTACCCATCCGCATCGAGGAGTGTACGTGCAACAGCAGTGGCGCCCAGTCCATCCGGTACACCTTCTTCGCACCGGCCGCGCGCATGATTTCCGCGGCCCGCCACGCCATGAACTCCCGGTTCGCCAGAGTCTGCGACTTGCGTTGGCGCCGTGCGACATCGATCTTCGCGGGTGCGCCGTTCTCGTCGGCGGGGAACAGTGACGGAGTGATCCGGTTGCGGGGTTCGACATGGTCGTCGGTGATGACCAGAAAGTTGAGCAGATTGTCGATCCCGCCCGCCAGCAGATCCATCAGTTCGTGGCCTACCAACCGGCCCGCCGGTCCGTCCCATGGGCCGAACGGGCCGCGGCCGTTGTCGTATACCCCCCGAACCCCACTGTCGGACAGGCACATCGAGAATGCCTGGATCGCCGGGGTCAAGCCGACATTCTCGATACCGCCGTGACCGGGGAAATCGACTCGGGCAGCGGAGTTGGCGCCCTTGGAGTTTCCGGTGTATTCGTCGAAGCTGCCGACAACCCAGTCGAGGAAGTGATCGGTGTGCCCGCGACCCACCCAGTCGTTGGGATTGGGCAGTCCGCTGTTGAACCACAGCCGGGGGCTTTCGGTCGCGCCGCCGGCCAGCACCACCACCAGGGCGTCCTCGGTGAACTGGGCACCGGTGGTGTTGTTCCGCCAGCTCACCCCGGTCGCCACCACCTCGTTGCCGCGCTGTTCCGAATTGATCGAGGTGGCAAAGGAATCCGCGATCAACTTGACCGGTTTGCCGCTCGGCCGCACCGCGTCCGCCGCCAGTCCGAGCGGCACATAGCTGTTGTCCGTCGAACGCTTGGCAACCAGGTTGCGTGGCGCACGCACCGGCGCGTAACAGCCTTGGAAGCAGTGGCCGCAGAACGTGCAGCCGGTCGCGGCCGGATAGGTCAGCAGGTCGGTGCGGTCGGTGCGCCCGGCGTTGCCGCCCGGCTGCAGGATCGCATTCTGTTGCGGCCGAAAGGAAACGCTCGTCGTGGTCCGCGATGTCTGTACCGAGAGGCCCACGTTTTCGCAGCCGCGGAAGGTGATGGCCTCCTTGGTGCCCATCGCCGCCGTCTGTACCGGCAGGGTGGCCTCGACCCACTCCAGGTATGGCACGAATTCGTCATAGCTGAAGGGAAATTCGTGTTCTCGATCGTAGGCCGCCGCGTCCGGACCCGAATAGCCCTGGAACACACCGGGATACGGCCGGGGGCAGTTGCCGAAATAGTGCGCGGTGGTCCCGCCGACTCCGGCCAGCTGCCAGGCATACAGGTTCGACGCCCATTCGCGAAACCAGCCGGGCTTCCGGCGATCCTGCGGGCCGAAGCGCAGATAGCCGTCGGTGGGATTGTTCGCGTCGTTCTCCGCGTGCGACCACTGCGATCGCGGATCGGCGTGGCGCGGACCCGCCTCCAACAGCAGCACATCCAGGCCACGCCCGGCCAGCTCCGCCGCGACGACCGGACCGCCACCGCCCGCACCGATCACGATGACATCACGCATCGCGCACCTCCGTCCGCCCCTGGTAGTAGCCGATCAACTCGGGATGCCCGTCGACCAGCCCGTCCGGGCGGTAGCCGGTGAGCTCCCAGGACGGTGGTCGTCCGGAAACGGTGCGTGTCCTCGGGTCGAACATCTCCATCTCGGAATGCACACTGAAGGCCGCACTTTCGAGGACGAGCCCGCCCGCGAACCGGAGGAAGCCGGTGCCCGAGCCGCGAAGGGGAGCGGGCAGACCGCGGTCGACAATGGAGACCAGCTCCGGGATCGGGCGCTCGAGCAACTCCAGGACGCGGCATTTGTCGCGCAGGCTCAATCGAGCGAACGGTGAGCCCAGCGGTCCGACGAGGGTGCCGGGCGCGACGAGCACCGCCCCGAAGTTGAGGGCAAGCATGACCAGAACCGACAGCGGCAGTATCCGATCCGAATACATGTACCCGAGCGACTGATCGATTCGCCTGCCTTGCTCAGGCGACAGCCCGAGCAGCGGCGCCGGTATGCCGAGTTCGTCCAACGCCTGCCCGAAAGCCAACGCCAACGGCCTGGCCAGCTGATCCCCGGCGGCCAAATAGTTGTCGAACAGACCCATCATGAACTCGCCGCCGCCGACCTCGATCACCCCCGGCCCCGCCCGCGGCGTGCCCTGCACCCGTGACCACTCGTCCGGCCCCGGAAACACCATCACGCACACGCCGCGCAAGGTATCCAGCACCACGGCGTCGACAGCGGCAAGGGGACCGACCGGCTGAGCGTCCGCGACGCTTGGCGAAATGACCCCCGCCCCCAGCGATCCGGCTCCGGCACAGGCCACGAACCAGGCCACCCGTGTCAGAAAATCTCGCCGATCCAAAGCCGTGGCGGCATCGTTCTCGTCCGACATCGTAGGCTCCTACCGGAGTCCGGAATGACCTGAATCAACCGTATCGGCGTCAGGCCGCCGCCCTGGGCCGTTTGCCCGAAAATGTTCTGGTGCACAGCTCAAATGCTCGCCAATTGTGAACTGCACCAAAGCCTCTCGCTCAGTCGCTCTATGCGGGGCCTGCCCCGGCGGCGGCTACCCGAGCCGCCAAGTTCTGTTGGGCCCATGCGAGGTTGACGGGGTAGTCGGGGTTTTCGGGATGTGCGGCTGTCAGGGCTTGGTATATGCGGACTGCCGTGGCGGTCACCTCGACTGCCTCGTTGCCTGCCGGTAGGTACGCGCCGATATAGACCAGGTTCGAGGCGACGGAGGCTCGGGTTAAGTGATCAGCATGGGTGGTGTCGAACCGTGCTGTCAGTTGGGCTGCTTCGGTGCCGAGGCCGACCGCGCCGTGGGGGTGTCCGGCACTGTGATGGCGGGCGGCGAGGTTGTGCAACGCCCACGAGAAGGTGTTCAGATACGCGGGATCGTCAGGGAAGTCGACGTTCAGTTGCCGGAAGGTCTGAGTCCCCGCAGTCGTGACATCGACCGCTTCCTCGCCCGCGGGCAGATAGGCGCCGACGTATACGAGGTTGGCGGCGACATGCGCTTTGACGTTCGCCGGGGCGGCGGTGGCATCGAATCGCTTCGGAAGATCGGCTGCCTCCACGCCGAGTCCGACTGCGGCCCCCGGGTTTCCGGCGCCACTGTGCCGCGCGGCAAGGTTGTGTAGTGCCCAAGAAAGGCTGTCGAGATAGCCGGAATCGCTGGGATAGCTGGTATTCAGTTCGCGATAGACCCGCACGGCCGCAATCGTGACATCGACCGCCTCGTCACCCGCCGGTAGATACGCGCCGACGTAGGTGAGGTTCGACGCGACGTGGGCACGGACGCTCGGAGTTGCGGCGGCCAGTTCGAACCGCGGTGGTAGCTGGGCTGCTTCGGTGCCGAGCCCGGCGGCGCCGGGTGCGTTTCCGGCGCTGTGGTGACGAGCGGCGAGGTTGTGCAGCGCCCACGAGAGGCTGTTGAGATACTCGGCATTGCCGGGTTGGGCGATGACGAGGTCGCGCAGTAGTTGGGTGCCTGCTGCAGTCACCGCGACGGCTTCTTCGCCAGCCTCGAGATAGGCGCCGATGAAGATCAGGTTCCCGGCGACGTCCGCGGCGATGACGGGCTGGGCGGCCAGTCCGCGGATTTCGGCGGCGGCCTGCAGTGCTTTGCGGCCGATGCCCGCGGCTTCGGTGTGCCGACCTACTGTTCGAAGCTTTTGGGCTACTTCGTGGTAGGCGCGGATGACATCCGGGTACCAAGCGGGGCAGGCGGGCTCGCCGGTGCGTTCGGCATGGGCCGGATTTCGGAAGTCGAGGACGAGCGGGGCGTCGCAACCCGGATAGCGGATCTCGAAACGGCCGGTGTGACCGTCGGACCGCAGATACTCGCCACTGGCCAGCGGAAGTCGCTGCAAGTCTGGCTCGAGAATCGTGTCGCCGAAGCGCTTGATGCGCGAGGAGTACCGGTCACCCCTGACGAACCCGGCACCCCAAGCACGGTCCGAGGCCGGTGCGATGACGAACTCGATCCGATGCCCGTCCGGCGAGTTGAAGACATAGTCGATGCCGGACCTAAAATAGGAAGAGTCCGCGATGATGTCGCGGTTGCGGTCCAGGGTTCGCTGCCGGAATTCATCGAATCCCAGCGTGGCCTCCATCGCGTAGATGAACGCCCAGTTCGTCGGCCAGTCCCGGTCGTGTCGGCCGTCGAGAAAGATCTCGCCCGGAGGCGTTACCAGTACGACGACGTGCAGTCCCAGTTTCCCGCGACCGGGGAAGTCCTGGTTCAGGTCGAAGAAGTACCAGCCGACCAGCGGCACCGTCGGATCTTTGAGCCATGCCGGGATGCGCAGGTTCGCTCCGCACGCGAACCCTCGCCAGACGGCGGTATTCACGGCGCTGCCCGCCTTGGGCCAGGGATCGAGCCGGATGAGCTGCTCGAAGGTGAAGTTGCCCCGCGTCGGCAGCAGCGTGATCGCTTGCGGCCCACTGGCATTCTCGTATTCGACGATTTCGTCGTGCCCGTAGCCGCTGTTGAGGAACACGCCGCCCGCGGTCAGCAGGAACGACGGTGAGCGGTAATAGATTTCGACACCCGCGTCGGCCTGCTCACCGGCCCGAATGACCGGCCGGGAGCCGTGGTGGAACAGGTGCGTGCCGGACCACGTGTTGTCCATGGCGAGCACGTAGGCGGCAGCTGGCGGCCGGTACCGGGCGAGACCGACGATGAGACATTCGATGTACCACAGGCCGGGCATGTGCTTACCGGGCTCCCCGGTGGCCGTGCGCGGTGGCCCGGCGTACTGATGGAAGAAGCCGGTCATCGGATCGGAGGTGGCGGAGTAGAAGTTGTTGCGGTCCGGCGGGCTCTCGGCATTGTTGTTGTCCCGCAGCCGCCGAAACGGTCCGAGCCGGCGCAACTCGCTGCTCGACACCGCGAACTTGACCATCAGATAGTCCAGCAGGACCCGAGCGGCTGTCGAAACCTCCGGGTCCGCGAACTCCTCGAGATTCAGCAACGCGTTCGTGGTGTAGCGCAGATACGGCCTGGAGTTGAACTCCAGGAAGTCGTGCCTCGCCGCGACCTGTAGCCGCCCGAGCAGCCACTCCCGCAACCCGTTACGACTGTTGTCGTACTCGATGCGCGGATCCCGTTGGTGGAGTAGTTGATTGGTGAGGTAGCGCGCGCTCTCGATGAGCAGTAGATGGTTTTCCGATTCCGCGATTTCGAGGCACGGCGGTCCGCCGATCAGCGCGAAGACCACCGGGCCGACGATCGTTCCGGCCGCGGCGACCGCGACCTCGCCGAGTTCGGACCAGTTGCAGCACAATTGCCTGACTTCGACACTGTCGTCGTGCCTGCCGCGCATCGAAAGCAAACGGTCGAGCAGGTGCGCACGGACCCGCGGTTGCAGCAGATCGTCGTAGCGGAAAGCGATCGCGACGAGATGCTTGAGCAGCGTGTCGTATTCGCCGTTGAGCTTGTTGCAGTACAGGACCGTGAGACCACTGAGGTGTTCGCCGCTGTCGGTACCGACCGGGCCGGGCGCCAAGTTGAGAATGGCCTCGTTGACGATCGTCACCTGGAAAAGCCGATCGCCGGGGACCGCGTAAGTCAGGTGCCCGCCATCGTCGAGGGACGACCGATGATTGCGTATTGCCTGCAAATGTGCGACCAGGTAGGCACCCAGATCTTCGTTCTCATACAGCTGCTGTGCCGGTCGGACGGTAGTGGTCGTCGCAACCGCGTGCACCACCGCACGGCAGCGCGCGGTGTCCGTGGCGACGGCGCGTGCCGGGGTGCCGCCGACCGTCGTGACATCCAGCTCGAAACCCTTGGTCGGTGGCCGGAAGCCCACCGACATCAGCGGCATAGCGGGCCCGACTTCACCCACCGGCGAGTCGGGTAGACCGGGATACAGGTGGAACTGGTACTGGGTCGCCCCAACCGTTCGCGGATCGAATTGGTAACCACCGCAGCTGAATTCGATCCACGCCGGGTCGGGTTGCAGGTACTCGGTGAAGAGCGGGGTCATCTCCCGGAACCCCTCGAGCCGGTAATGGGTCGGCCGCAGCCCATCCGCCTCGGGATACGCGGCCGGACCCCAGCTGACGAAAATCGCCTCGCGGACCGCGTAGACAACACTGACCAGGTTTCCGAAGCGGGGATCCACACTGATCTGACCGCTCGAAAAGTTCTGCTGCAGTTGGCCGTTCGGTTGTGCGATGACCGGCCCAGCGGGTCGGCCGAGCGGTCCCGCCCACGCGTCGTACAGATGCCAGCGGTCCGCGATCAAACCTTCGACCGGCGCGTCGTCCGGGAAGGGGCTGACGCCGACGCGACCGACGGTGAATCCGATCCGCTTGGTATACCCCTGCCTGCAGGTATCTCCATCCGCGTCGTCACAGCCCCGGACCTGGAACTCGTAGCGGCCAGCGCTTTGGATCCGCATTGTCCGACGCCCGCGGGTCAGGCGATGCGGCACGTCCTCATCGAAGAAGAAGGTGGTGGCCGCTAGCCCGAGGCCCTTGTTGTCGATGAAAGCCTCGAATTGCCAATATTTGTAGCGATAGTGGTCGCTGGCGAGCTGCCATTCGAAGCAGGCGTAATCCCGCAGGCGATAGCAGGTGACGATCATGTCCTGCGCGACCGACCACGCGATCTCGCCGCGTTCGAACTGCTGGGTGCGGTTTCCGGCCGCGTCGACGGTCTCGGCGGCGATCGGGCAACCCAGTGGGCCGTATTGGGCGCCGGTCTCCCGCCACCGATCACCGATCGAACCGACCGCGTCCTGAATGCACGTTGTCATCGTCGTATCTCCGATTTGGTAAGCCCATCTGACTAATTTAATCAGTCTCTCTGACTTATTTCAAGGGGTTGTTCAGACGGTGCGTGGTGCTGACCGGGACCGCTGCACGGCCGAGGGCCGACCCCGAATCCGGGGTTGCCCTTTGAATAACTAGGAGTACGCTCAGAAATGAGTCCACTCATTATTGGGAGGTACCGCAGCAGATGACCACGCCTGGAGCAGCGCAAGTCGGCCGCCGACTGCGCAATATGCGAGACAAGCAGTCCCGCATCTTCGAGGCCGCGGCGGCGCTGTTCGCGGAACGTGGCTTCGACAGCGTCACCACCCAGGAAATCTCCGAGCGCGCGGACGTGGCCGCCGGGACGCTGTTCCGGTACGCCTCGTCCAAGGGCGAGCTGCTGCTGATGGTCTACAACGAGGATTTCCGGGCGGCACTCGAGCTGGGTGACCAGGCATCGCGCGCCGAGGACGACCCGGTCCAGGCGGTACTTGCCATGGTCCGGCCGATTCTCGAAGCCGCCGACCGGCGCGTCGAGAACACCGTGGCCTACCAGCGTGAGCTGTTGTTCGGTGCACCCGCCGAGCAGTACCGCGCGGAAGGTCTCGCCTTGGTCGCACGGCTGGAGGCGATGATCGCCGACCGGCTCACCGCGGCCGCGACCGTCCGCGGTGTCGACGCGAATCACCTGTTCGCCCGCGCATTGCTGGCGGGTCGCAGTGTGTTCGCCGTGCTGCATCTCATCCTCGCCCGGCCGTCGACCGGAGCTCATCCGGGTCGGGACGCGACCGGCGACCTGCGGGACCAGATCGCCCAGATCGTCGCGGGTTTCCTCGCCTCGATCGGTGAAGTGGACGTCGAGGGGCGAACCTCGCCTCCGGCAGGAAGGAGAACGCAATGACCATCCGCAAGGTGACCGTCCTCGGAACCGGGGTTCTCGGTTCACAAATCGCGTTCCAAACCGCGTTCAGCGGATTCGACGTCACGGCCTACGACATCAACGACGATGCCCTGTCCGCAGCGCGCGATCGCTTTACCAAACTGGTGGCGATCTACCGGGACGAGGTGGACGGCGCGGGCGACGGCAAGGCCGA from Nocardia iowensis includes these protein-coding regions:
- the lanL gene encoding class IV lanthionine synthetase LanL produces the protein MGGIRSMTEVLTDSPRSAVTSGYRSIAMAVLAESAIGPRWRLREGDTWCTVTPPGHRSRTQGWKLHVSATPVSAPQVLTNAVPVLVAHECAFKFAATPRIVAELNASRADRAQSGKFLTVYPIDDDQLRALAELLHDATLGLAGPSILSDRRYRPDSLVHYRFGCFVSPTRLDDTGFYEGQLSAPDGTLVADERNPWFSPPAWASPPFDPPPRTNGRKRGDPVLIAGRYLVTHAIQHANRGGVYRAHDQHTGEQVLLKEARPHIATDPDGKDVRDRLRHEAAILDQLGPARITPAVRDVVAVAEHIFLVEDLIAGTNLQRWPAVHARPSDGQVPVTEVWRLARELTRLIGAVHDMGFVLRDFTPGNVMVTPENIPVLVDMECTIHTDQLAYVAGTPGFGAPEYFDEPRRNSAIPLPAPGPEVDCFSLGATLLYIAGGINPVLAADAPVARPTGARIAAIVEAAAPTSPALHALAPVILGLTADVPDRWTLPRAAAFLATEPVVAQARPGPALSEENRDRLLRDGLAHLVDTMTPNREYLWPRPQALPPGDPCNVQLGAAGVLAVLDRAARCGQRWVTPALATAARWLDHRLTVPSRILPGLYFGRSGTVWALHAAAQTLGDKALAERTLEYALRIPLDWTNPDICHGLAGAGSAQLQLWRASGDQRFADRAMECAERLIHLTKTAETGVDWLAEPRYRDELAGSASYGFGHGLAGNATFLLAAGSVLNQPDLIEIAIGAGHALCAVAECHGASARWPKGPGRAGSLDVNFWCNGTSGIGTFLVRLWQATGEPRFREFAERAGHRVYRDRWRLGTGTCHGISGNAELLLDLAAATGQDRYRRWAAEIATCLYVRAAERDGRLLVPDDTMREVCASYNVGLAGVLDFLLRLGHGGPRSWLVDHGRSIDGPP
- a CDS encoding GMC oxidoreductase, with translation MRDVIVIGAGGGGPVVAAELAGRGLDVLLLEAGPRHADPRSQWSHAENDANNPTDGYLRFGPQDRRKPGWFREWASNLYAWQLAGVGGTTAHYFGNCPRPYPGVFQGYSGPDAAAYDREHEFPFSYDEFVPYLEWVEATLPVQTAAMGTKEAITFRGCENVGLSVQTSRTTTSVSFRPQQNAILQPGGNAGRTDRTDLLTYPAATGCTFCGHCFQGCYAPVRAPRNLVAKRSTDNSYVPLGLAADAVRPSGKPVKLIADSFATSINSEQRGNEVVATGVSWRNNTTGAQFTEDALVVVLAGGATESPRLWFNSGLPNPNDWVGRGHTDHFLDWVVGSFDEYTGNSKGANSAARVDFPGHGGIENVGLTPAIQAFSMCLSDSGVRGVYDNGRGPFGPWDGPAGRLVGHELMDLLAGGIDNLLNFLVITDDHVEPRNRITPSLFPADENGAPAKIDVARRQRKSQTLANREFMAWRAAEIMRAAGAKKVYRMDWAPLLLHVHSSMRMGTSPVNSVLDANGEARWVKRLFIADNSALPNSLGGPNPTLSTQALATRTAERMFQTYFGGDSWVDKEAPIVTTDPRITARLAELGL
- a CDS encoding twin-arginine translocation signal domain-containing protein encodes the protein MSDENDAATALDRRDFLTRVAWFVACAGAGSLGAGVISPSVADAQPVGPLAAVDAVVLDTLRGVCVMVFPGPDEWSRVQGTPRAGPGVIEVGGGEFMMGLFDNYLAAGDQLARPLALAFGQALDELGIPAPLLGLSPEQGRRIDQSLGYMYSDRILPLSVLVMLALNFGAVLVAPGTLVGPLGSPFARLSLRDKCRVLELLERPIPELVSIVDRGLPAPLRGSGTGFLRFAGGLVLESAAFSVHSEMEMFDPRTRTVSGRPPSWELTGYRPDGLVDGHPELIGYYQGRTEVRDA
- a CDS encoding TetR/AcrR family transcriptional regulator; the protein is MTTPGAAQVGRRLRNMRDKQSRIFEAAAALFAERGFDSVTTQEISERADVAAGTLFRYASSKGELLLMVYNEDFRAALELGDQASRAEDDPVQAVLAMVRPILEAADRRVENTVAYQRELLFGAPAEQYRAEGLALVARLEAMIADRLTAAATVRGVDANHLFARALLAGRSVFAVLHLILARPSTGAHPGRDATGDLRDQIAQIVAGFLASIGEVDVEGRTSPPAGRRTQ